In the genome of Hyphomicrobium sp. ghe19, the window GCCGAGCGGGGAGACGATGTCGATCACGCGGGACGACAGGTCTTTGATGGTCGGGTCTTCGATCTCGAGCTTCAGCCACTGCGTGGGATAGAGCGGCGTCAGGTTGTCGAAGTGGCTCTTATGTTTGGTCTTCTCGGGGTCTTCGAAGTTGATGTTCGAGACCTTGAGGAGGGCGAAGTAACGTTCGCCATCCTTGGGCGATCGGATCTGGCCTTCGACGGTATCGCCGGTGCGGAGGGCAAAACGGCGGATCTGCGAGGGTGAGACGTAAATGTCGTCGGGACCGGGCAGATAGTTCGCGTCGGGCGATCTTAAAAAGCCGAAGCCATCCTGCAGAACTTCTACAACCCCGGTCGCGGTAATTTCGGTTTCCTGGGTCGCGAGCTGCTTCAGCGTCGCGAACATCAATTCCTGCTTACGCAGGGTCGAGGCGTTCTCGACACCGGCCTCTTCGGCAAAGGTGACGAGCTCGGCGGGGGATTTCCGCTTCAAATCCTCGAGCTTCATTTGCTTCATTGAAAAAGAACTCCACGGAGCGCCGCATTAAAGCGGAATCGGGTGGTGAGGTGGGATGAATGAGCCTGGCATGACGGCGACGAGGCGGGCGCCTCGTCATGAACCGGCGGGCGTTGACGCATCAAAACGTCGAAACGTGCCGTCTGCCAAAATCCTATGAGGACTGATTTTTCATAGCAGATCGGCGCGGATTAGGAAAGTCTCAAAATGGCTTTACAATTACAAGGATGACAATGCCGATCATCAGCACCGCCGGGACTTCATTGATAATCCGCCAGTGACGCGCGGGTTTCGTGTTGCGATCTTCACGAAAGGCGCGAGCCGAAGCCGAAAGATAGCCATGCAACCCGGAAAGCAGGAGGACCAGCGTAATTTTGGCGTGCAACCAAGGCGCCGACCAGAAGTGGCCCGCGGTCGCGAGCCATAGGCCGAGCACCCAGGCGATGATCATCGCCGGCGTTGCAATGATACTGAGAAGCCGGCCTTCCATCACCTTGAAGTTTTCGGACTGAGCGGAGCCGACCGGCGCCTCGGCATGATAGACGAAAAGCCGCGGGAGATAGAGCATGGCCGCCATCCACGCGATGATCGCGATGACGTGGAAGGATTTGATCCAGAGATAGGCATCTGCAGGGAAGATGAGGACGAAAGCCGCGGCCAGAAGAATTGTCACCACCAGCGCAATCGCGGCGCGGCGCGCTGGGGAGCCTGCTTGAGGCGAGACGGTTGAGGGAGCGTCTGACATGCTTCAGTTTCCCTTTTCGCGGACCCGTTGAACAAGCCGGGCGACGTTCTCGGGCGGCGTCTGGGGTACGATGCCGTGTCCGAGGTTGAACACGAAGGGCAGGCCAGCCATCGCCTCGCAGATCGCGTCAGTACGAGTATCGAGCGCATCGCCACCGCTGACCAGCAGTAGAGGATCCAGATTACCCTGGACGACTTTGCCTGTTTTCGCGATCGCCTGCATGACGCTCAGCGGACAGGCCGTATCGCAGCTCACGCCATCGACATTGGTGCCGTCGATGTATTTTTGAAGGCTTGCTGCGGCTCCCCGCGGAAACCCTATGATCGGGACATTCGGGTGACGACGCCGGATTTCGGTGACTATGCGCGCCGTTGGTCTGATGACCCAGCGCTCGAATTCATCGTCGGCGAGACTACCAGCCCAGCTGTCGAAAATCTGCAGAGCGTTGGCGCCGGCATCCACTTGGTTGGAAAGATACACAATCGAGGCTTCGGTCAGCAGATCGATGAGTTCGGAAAAGCCCTGCCGGTCGCGATAAGCCCAGCTTCGCGCTGCGGCCTGGTCGGTCGATCCGCGTCCTTCGGCCATGTATGTCGCAACGGTCCAAGGTGCCCCACAAAATCCAATCAAAGCCGTCTCGCGCGGCAGCTCTCGGGCGAGCAGCGCGACGGTCTCGCAAACTTTTGCGAACTTGTAGTGGGTGTTCGATAGGGTGAGTCGGCGCAGATCATCAACCGACTTTATCGGCTCGAGGCGGGGACCCTCGCCTTCGGCAAAACGAACGCTTTGGCCGAGGGCGTCGGGCACGACCAGGATGTCGGAAAACAAAATCGCAGCGTCGAAGCCGTAGCGCCGGATCGGCTGCAGCGTCACTTCGGCGGCGAGTTTCGGCGAATAGCACAGGTCGAGAAAGGTTCCGGCTTCCGACCGGACCTTGCGATATTCCGGCAGATAGCGGCCGGCTTGGCGCATGAGCCAGACGGGAGGCGGCTCGACGGCCCTGCCCGAAAACGGGGTCAGGAAACGCTTCAGGGGCTGGTTTGCCTTCAGGTCGTGCAAGGTCGTTCTTCCCTTCACTTCAAATCAGATAAGTTTTCTTGAAGCTTATTTTTTAGACTCTTAGGGCAGCGAGGATCGGGGATGATGGAATCGTCCACATGCTGTCCACAAGGTTTCAGTCAGTCAGATCGTGTAGCACGAGCGATAGGGCTTGTGGGGTGCTCAGCGCAATAGGAGGATAAAGCGTCTATTAATCAATATCTTGCGAACGCCCTGCAACGACAACCCAGAAGGGCTGTTTGTTGAAAACTGCTGGACTAGGGCTGGAGAGCCCCGTTGTCCCTTGGGATAGTCGTTCGTCGAACAACATCTTTCCCTTTTGCCCGGATGTGAGTATCGCGGTGGGTGAGCCTATGGTTGTTCTCTCAACCCGAAACGAGCCCACCGGGTCCGGGGATAACGTCGGGGTTTTGAACAGGCTGCCGCCCGTCAGTCGCAAGAGATCGATGTCATGACGCTGCCGAGCCTGTTTCATATGCACCTCGTTTCCGATGCGACCGGTGAAACGCTGGCGGCGATCGCGAAAGCGGCGATCGTGCAGTATCAGAATATTCGGGCGATCGAACACGTACACCCGTTGGTGCGCACTCAGCGGCAATTGAAGCGGGTGCTTGCCGACATCGAAGCCGAGCCCGGCATCGTGCTTTATACCGTCGTCAACCAGGCGCTTGCCGCCGACCTCGAACAGCATTGTCAGCGGCTCAAGATTCCGTGTCTGGCGGTCTTGCGTCCGATCATGCAGGTGTTCGAGAGCTATCTCGGCGCGCCACAAACGCCGACGGTCGCGGGACAGCACGTTCTCGATGCCGATTATTTCCGGCGCATCGATGCAATGAATTTCACGATGGCGCACGACGATGGCCGGTTGCCGGACAATCTCAGTGATGCGGACATCATATTGCTCGGCATTTCGCGGACGTCGAAAACGCCGACTAGTCTCTATCTCGCGCAGCGCGGCTACAAGACGACGAACCTGCCGCTTGTTCCGCAGGTGTCGCTGCCGGAGCAACTGTTCCGGCAGCACTCGGCATTTGTGGTGTGTTTGATTGCAAATGTGGATCGAATTGCAGACGTGCGTCGCAATCGCGCGATCCTCATGGCCGACCGGGATCTCGAAACTTATGTCGATCGTGATACGATATCGGCTGAAATCGCCTATACGCGGAAGATCGCCGCTCAGTACGGCTGGCCGATCATCGACGTGACGCGACGGTCCATCGAAGAATCTGCAACGATGATCCTGAAGCTCTTGAACGACCGGAAGGCCGGATCAAAACCGGAGATGGACCCGGTCAATGTCTGACGTCACCCATTTGATACTCGCGTCAGCCAGCGTTGCGCGCCGGGCGTTGCTCGAAGCGGCGGGTCTCGAATTCGAGGTCATTCCCGCGGAGATCGACGAGACGGCCATTCGAGATGCCATTCTCGAAAAGACATCCGGCGCGGAAGCGGCGGATGTTGCGAGCGTGCTTGCGGCGGAAAAGGCCCGCGTCGTTTCGAGCGAACATCGCGATGCTCTCGTTATCGGCGCCGATCAGGTGCTGGCGCTGGGCCCTAAGATTTTTTCGAAAGCCGGGAGCGTCAGTGAGGCGCGCGAACATCTCGTCATGCTGCGCGGGCGCACGCACGATCTCGTTTCCGCCGTTGCGCTGGCTCGAAACGGGGTCGTTCACTGGCAAACGACATCGACGGCCGCGATGACCATGCGGAATTATTCCGACGAATTTCTCGGCGCCTATCTCAAGCGCGCGGGGGATCGCGTTCTCGGCAGTGTTGGCTGCTACGAATTGGAAGGTCTGGGCGTGCAACTCTTCGAACAAATCGAGGGCGATTATTTCACGATCCTCGGCATTCCGCTGCTGGCGCTTCTCGCGCGTCTTCGCGAAGAACAGATGATCACAGCATGAAGCGGGCCTGTGTCATCGGGTGGCCGATCGCGCACTCGCGCTCGCCGCTCATTCATCAGTATTGGCTGCGGACGTACGGGATCGAGGGCACCTATACAAAAGAGCCGGTTCGAGCCGAGGAGCTGCCGCAGTTTCTTGCGTCCTTGAAGGATCGCGGATTTGCGGGCTGCAATGTAACGGTGCCGCATAAGGAAGCTGCGTTTGCGGCTGCCAAGATTCAATCTCCTTCAGCCATTGCGGTCGGCGCCGCGAACACGCTCTGGTTCGAGGGCGATGCGCTGGCCTGCACCAATACCGACACCTACGGTTTCATGGCCAATCTCGATCAGTCTGCGCCGCATTGGAAGCAGTCGCCGGGCCCCATCATGATCCTCGGCGCGGGTGGATCAGCGCGGGCGGTGATCCACGGACTCCTGGAAGCCGGCCGCGACGACATTCGCGTTTACAACCGGACAGTCGAGCGGGCGCAGGAGATAGCGCGTCACTTCGGCGCGCGTGTTTCCGCTTGGCCTTGGGACGTCCGAAATGATCATATCACGGAGGTTTCCGTCATCGTTAACACGACGACGCTTGGCATGAACGGCGCGGGGGATACGGGCATCGATTTTTCTCGGGCACCCAGCGATGCGGTTGTCGCGGATCTCGTTTACGTCCCGTTGGAGACCGGATTGTTAAGCTCCGCTCGCAAATCTGGGCTCGTTGGCGTGGACGGGCTCGGGATGTTGCTACACCAGGCCGTTCCCGGGTTCGAGAAGTGGTTCGGTGTTCGCCCGGAAGTGACGCCCGACCTTTATCGGCTTGTTGCAGAAAATATTCGTGAGGCGTGATGCTTGTCGTTGGATTGACGGGTTCGATTGGCATGGGCAAATCGACCGCGGCGGCACGGTTCCGTGCGCGCGGAATAAGCGTTTTCGATGCGGACGCCGAGGTGCACCGGCTTTACGCGGGTCCGTTGAACGACGAGATCGAGCGGGCTTTTCCAGGATCGGTCGCCGGCGGCGTTGTCGATCGCGGCAAGCTCGCAGCGCAGCTCGTGGCTGACTCTCATCGCTTCAAAGATCTCGAAGCAATCGTGCATCCTCGCGTTCGCGAGGCGGAGCGTCGGTTCCTGCAAGACGAGAAGTCACACGGCGCAGCGATGGCGGTTCTTGAAATTCCGCTCTTCTTCGAGGGTGGGCGCGACGAGCATGTCGATGCCATCGTCGTCGTTACGGCGTCGCCCGAGCTGCAGCGCGAGCGTGTGCTGGCGCGTGCGGGCATGACGGACGCCAGGTTCGAGGCCGTGGTTGCGCGGCAGCTTCCCGAAGACGAAAAGCGATCGCGCGCCGATTTCGTTGTGGACACCAACGGATCGGTCGAAAGCTGCAACAGCCAAATCGATCGCATCATCACTAAGCTACTCCCCCTTAGCGCCACGGCTTACGATAAGTATTGGCGATAATTCTCGGCGCCTGATGGCGCCGAGTATTGACGATAGTTTCGGCGCCTGATGGCGCCTCCGGGGGGAAACGGACTGTATGCGCGAAATCGTACTCGATACCGAAACGACCGGCCTCGATCCGAAGAAGGGTCATCGCCTTATCGAGATCGGCGGCATCGAAATGGTCAATCGCATTCCGACGGGGAAAGAGTTTCACAAGTTCATCAACCCGCAGCGCGACGTTCCCCGGGAAGCGCAAGAGATCCACGGGATCGCGACGGAATTCCTTTACGACAAGCCGTTGTTCCGGGATGTCGTGCGCGAGTTCCTGACGTTCGTCGGTGACGATGTTCTCGTCATTCACAACGCCCAGTTCGACATCATGTTTTTGAACTACGAGCTCGGACTCGTCGGCGAGAAGGCTTTGAGCTTCGATCGGGTGGTCGATACGCTCGCGATTGCGCGGCGACGGCATCCTGCGGGCCCGAATACGCTCGATGCGCTTTGCAAAAGGTATTCGATCGACAATTCCCAGCGCACGAAGCACGGCGCTCTCGTCGACAGTCTGCTTTTGGCTGAGGTCTACGTCGAGCTGCTCGGCGAGCGTCAAGCGACGTTCGGTCTGCAGTCGGCGAGCGCTAACGCGTCGGGCAATCAGCGCAGTGGGGCACGGGGTATGGCCGCAGCGGTTCGTCCGCAGCCATTACCATCGCGGATCGGGCAAGCGGAAGCCGATGCTCACCGTACGTTCGTCGAGAAAATGAAAACATCGGCGCTCTGGCTGCGTTTCTGGGGTGAAACGCCAGTCGCCTAGGCTCTGCGGGGAAGCCTGAGATTGATCTCAGGCTCAAATCGCATTCGGGTTCAGGCGTTGGCCCGGCCTGATCCCTGGCTTCGTTGCTGCTGGCGGCTAACATAGAGTGCGCCGAAATCGATCGGATCGAGAAGCAGCGGCGGGAATCCGCCTTCGCGCGTTACGTCGGCGACCAGGCGGCGGAGGAACGGGAAGATCATCGCGGGGCCGGAGATCAGAAGAAACGGTTCTAGCGCGCCTTCCGGCATGCTTTCGATATTCAACAGGCCCGCGTAGACCGTCTCCAGCACGTAGATCGTGCCGATGTTGTTCGATGCGGTGGCTTTGAACTCGATCGATGTCTCGTAGAGTTCTTCGTTGATCTTGTGAGCGCCAACGTTGACCTCGACCTTGACGCTCGGCTGGTCGCCGGCCGACGCAATCAGCTTGTGAACGTTCGGATTTTCGAACGACAGATCTTTGATGTATTGATTGACGATCTTGGCCCGGATGGGATTTTGGCCGTCGGGTTTTTGCGCGGCGGCAGCGCCGTTGCCATTCGTTCCCTGTTCGGCCATCGTGCCCTCTTCAATTCATCTATGGATCGAGAAATTCGGAGCGCGGTCGCTAGCACGTCATG includes:
- the coaE gene encoding dephospho-CoA kinase (Dephospho-CoA kinase (CoaE) performs the final step in coenzyme A biosynthesis.); the encoded protein is MLVVGLTGSIGMGKSTAAARFRARGISVFDADAEVHRLYAGPLNDEIERAFPGSVAGGVVDRGKLAAQLVADSHRFKDLEAIVHPRVREAERRFLQDEKSHGAAMAVLEIPLFFEGGRDEHVDAIVVVTASPELQRERVLARAGMTDARFEAVVARQLPEDEKRSRADFVVDTNGSVESCNSQIDRIITKLLPLSATAYDKYWR
- the secB gene encoding protein-export chaperone SecB; protein product: MAEQGTNGNGAAAAQKPDGQNPIRAKIVNQYIKDLSFENPNVHKLIASAGDQPSVKVEVNVGAHKINEELYETSIEFKATASNNIGTIYVLETVYAGLLNIESMPEGALEPFLLISGPAMIFPFLRRLVADVTREGGFPPLLLDPIDFGALYVSRQQQRSQGSGRANA
- a CDS encoding pyruvate, water dikinase regulatory protein, translated to MTLPSLFHMHLVSDATGETLAAIAKAAIVQYQNIRAIEHVHPLVRTQRQLKRVLADIEAEPGIVLYTVVNQALAADLEQHCQRLKIPCLAVLRPIMQVFESYLGAPQTPTVAGQHVLDADYFRRIDAMNFTMAHDDGRLPDNLSDADIILLGISRTSKTPTSLYLAQRGYKTTNLPLVPQVSLPEQLFRQHSAFVVCLIANVDRIADVRRNRAILMADRDLETYVDRDTISAEIAYTRKIAAQYGWPIIDVTRRSIEESATMILKLLNDRKAGSKPEMDPVNV
- a CDS encoding shikimate dehydrogenase, which codes for MKRACVIGWPIAHSRSPLIHQYWLRTYGIEGTYTKEPVRAEELPQFLASLKDRGFAGCNVTVPHKEAAFAAAKIQSPSAIAVGAANTLWFEGDALACTNTDTYGFMANLDQSAPHWKQSPGPIMILGAGGSARAVIHGLLEAGRDDIRVYNRTVERAQEIARHFGARVSAWPWDVRNDHITEVSVIVNTTTLGMNGAGDTGIDFSRAPSDAVVADLVYVPLETGLLSSARKSGLVGVDGLGMLLHQAVPGFEKWFGVRPEVTPDLYRLVAENIREA
- the hemJ gene encoding protoporphyrinogen oxidase HemJ, which produces MSDAPSTVSPQAGSPARRAAIALVVTILLAAAFVLIFPADAYLWIKSFHVIAIIAWMAAMLYLPRLFVYHAEAPVGSAQSENFKVMEGRLLSIIATPAMIIAWVLGLWLATAGHFWSAPWLHAKITLVLLLSGLHGYLSASARAFREDRNTKPARHWRIINEVPAVLMIGIVILVIVKPF
- the hemE gene encoding uroporphyrinogen decarboxylase — encoded protein: MHDLKANQPLKRFLTPFSGRAVEPPPVWLMRQAGRYLPEYRKVRSEAGTFLDLCYSPKLAAEVTLQPIRRYGFDAAILFSDILVVPDALGQSVRFAEGEGPRLEPIKSVDDLRRLTLSNTHYKFAKVCETVALLARELPRETALIGFCGAPWTVATYMAEGRGSTDQAAARSWAYRDRQGFSELIDLLTEASIVYLSNQVDAGANALQIFDSWAGSLADDEFERWVIRPTARIVTEIRRRHPNVPIIGFPRGAAASLQKYIDGTNVDGVSCDTACPLSVMQAIAKTGKVVQGNLDPLLLVSGGDALDTRTDAICEAMAGLPFVFNLGHGIVPQTPPENVARLVQRVREKGN
- a CDS encoding Maf family protein, with product MSDVTHLILASASVARRALLEAAGLEFEVIPAEIDETAIRDAILEKTSGAEAADVASVLAAEKARVVSSEHRDALVIGADQVLALGPKIFSKAGSVSEAREHLVMLRGRTHDLVSAVALARNGVVHWQTTSTAAMTMRNYSDEFLGAYLKRAGDRVLGSVGCYELEGLGVQLFEQIEGDYFTILGIPLLALLARLREEQMITA
- the dnaQ gene encoding DNA polymerase III subunit epsilon; protein product: MREIVLDTETTGLDPKKGHRLIEIGGIEMVNRIPTGKEFHKFINPQRDVPREAQEIHGIATEFLYDKPLFRDVVREFLTFVGDDVLVIHNAQFDIMFLNYELGLVGEKALSFDRVVDTLAIARRRHPAGPNTLDALCKRYSIDNSQRTKHGALVDSLLLAEVYVELLGERQATFGLQSASANASGNQRSGARGMAAAVRPQPLPSRIGQAEADAHRTFVEKMKTSALWLRFWGETPVA